The DNA region AAATATCCCCGCTGAAATCATTCCTGCTCTAAAGGATTTGATTGAAGCCATTCATTCTGCTGAACATACAAAAGCAGCATATGGGGCAGCTTTTAAAGAGGTACTAACCAAGCATCAAATTAAAATGCCAGCATTAGCAATGCCTGTACGTTACGCTTTATTTGCCACCACACAGACGCCAGCCATTGATTCTGTCTTGCTCGTGATAGGTAAGAATGAGGCGGTAGCAAGGCTTTCCAAGGTGGTCTAAACCAGAACTTGCCTCCTCCTACAAAAATAGGATAAAATCTTGGATTGTTTTGAGTGTCTTGTAGGTTTTTAACGAGATTACGGGGGTATAGCTCAGCTGGGAGAGCGCTTGCATGGCATGCAAGAGGTCAGCGGTTCGATCCCGCTTATCTCCACCAAGCATTTAGAATTGTGATAATTGGTTTAGTAGTAGTCCAGGTCCCCATCGTCTAGAGGCCTAGGACATCACCCTTTCACGGTGAGTACGGGGGTTCGAATCCCCCTGGGGACGCCAGAAATTTTGGCTAGTTGTGAGTAGTAAGAAGTGACACAAGTAGCAAGCGATGTAATTGGAGCGGTAGTTCAGTTGGTTAGAATATCGGCCTGTCACGCCGAGGGTCGCGGGTTCGAGTCCCGTCCGCTCCGCCAGTTTCATTAAAAAAGCCCTTTCAACAAGGGCTTTTTCATTTCCTAAATTTGTTTAGAAAATTACTGGTTAGTAGGTGAAGTGCCTACATAATTGCCACTATCTGTAGGTCCTCCAGCATTCCCAGGCTGAATTGATTTGCTGTTGTCAGCACGATTTATTACTTGTGGATTATTTGAAGTCGCTAGAGCAGGGTTCTTTGCATTGGACGAACTGGGGCTAATGCTTGTACTGACTGCAGTCTTGCTTGTTATTGGTGTGGGACTGGCAACGCTAGTGGTGCTCTTTGTAGCAGTCATTGTTGATGCTGTTGAATTAGTTTTGGTTGATGCATTCATCGCTGCAGTTTTGGCTGCCGCAGCAGCAGCAGCTTTAGATGCTGCTGCAGCAGCAGCAGCTTTAGATGCTGCCGCAGCAGCAGCAGCTTTAGATGCTGCCGCAGCAGCAGCAGCTTGCTGCTGTGCTTGAGTTTGCGCTGCGTCAACAGGTGTCGTTAAGATCAATAACAATGATATCAATACAGAAGTTGATAATGATTGCACTCTGGTATTCATTTTTATCTCCTGTCGAACTCAATGCAAATTGGGGACTTCAAAGTTCCCGCTTAATCTTTGTAACAATATCAGTGTTTTTGCATGAACAGTGCGCGCGTCTATCAATTCATATTCCGCATCGCGAAATCTTAGTAATCCTTGAAGACCCGAATTTTGCATTAATTTAGCTTGGTTGTAGGCATTTGTCGAAGTTTCAAGTCGCTCCCTGGCGGACTGATACTGTAAGTAAGTTTGGTTAATTTCAGTAACGATTTTTGATTTCACGGCAATTAAATTTACCTCTTGCTCAGTAACGCTATTTGAGGCAGCGATCAAATCAGAATTATTTAACATACCATTACCAAGAGGAATGGAAAGTAAAAGGCTAAATGATTTTTGAGTTCCATAGCCCACTCCGCTTGAAGTGTATGGCGGGGTCTCGTTATAGTAGATTCCGGGTAAGAAATCTGGATTTTTCCCGGCCTTAACAAGCTCTAAATTAGCATTAGCAGATTCGATTAAGGCTTTATTGGATATAAGCTCCGCTCTATTATTTTGGGCGTACTCAACAAGTTCCTCAACCTTCAATTTTTGCGGCTCTATTTTTAAAGTACCCAGTGGAAGTGGCAGCTGGTGATCTTGAGTTCCAAGTAGACCCAATAAGCCATATGAATAGTATTTCAAATCATTAGCAAGCACTTTTTGAGCCGCTTGCAATTCAGCTTTTTGAGCTGTTATAGATGGAGACTTAATAGTGCTCAGTTTATCAAGTGCTAATTGATAGGATTGCCATAATAATTTTGTTCTCAGCGCATCGATATAGTTAAAAATTGCTTGGGTTTCAAGCGATCTTGCCTCAACAACCATCTCAGACAACTGTCGGTTTGCTTCAGCTTGAGCATAGGCCTCACGGGCAGAACGTTTACCCCATCCCTCAATAGTGACTGTCGCTCCAAGCGTATTAGATGATGGATTTGTGTAGCCGGCATAGGGCGCTTGAGTATAGATACTACCGCGTGCATAAGTTACGATGGGGCTCAAGTTCGGTATTCCAGCTTGTTTGGCAATGGATATCGCAGAATCAGAATTTATTTTTTTTACCTTTAAGGAGTGATTTTTTTCATTAAGCTCAGTTAGGTAGGTGCTTAATGGAATAGCCTGGTAGTTTGTGTCGGATGACTTGAAAGGGGGTGTTGTTTGCCCATGAGATAGATGGGGTAGTAGGCAGGTAAAAACAAAAGCCCAACCAAATACCAACCTCAATTTAGTGTATCTAGCCTTCATGTCGATTTTTGATAATGAGGCTGGGGGATGAAGCATCATGCTGCGCCATAAGATCACTTTTTTGCTGGGATATGCC from Polynucleobacter sp. AP-Elch-400A-B2 includes:
- a CDS encoding TolC family protein, whose translation is MMLHPPASLSKIDMKARYTKLRLVFGWAFVFTCLLPHLSHGQTTPPFKSSDTNYQAIPLSTYLTELNEKNHSLKVKKINSDSAISIAKQAGIPNLSPIVTYARGSIYTQAPYAGYTNPSSNTLGATVTIEGWGKRSAREAYAQAEANRQLSEMVVEARSLETQAIFNYIDALRTKLLWQSYQLALDKLSTIKSPSITAQKAELQAAQKVLANDLKYYSYGLLGLLGTQDHQLPLPLGTLKIEPQKLKVEELVEYAQNNRAELISNKALIESANANLELVKAGKNPDFLPGIYYNETPPYTSSGVGYGTQKSFSLLLSIPLGNGMLNNSDLIAASNSVTEQEVNLIAVKSKIVTEINQTYLQYQSARERLETSTNAYNQAKLMQNSGLQGLLRFRDAEYELIDARTVHAKTLILLQRLSGNFEVPNLH